In Geitlerinema sp. PCC 9228, one DNA window encodes the following:
- a CDS encoding glycoside hydrolase family 57 protein gives MAIGYVALVLHAHLPFVRHPESDYVLEEEWLFEAITETYIPLLRVFEGLKQDGIDFKLTMSLTPTLISMLQDPLLQKRYDEHLAQLEELVAKEIEHNTYNGHIRYLAQHYADELSKARAYWERYNGNLVTAFAEYLDSNHLDIITCGATHGYLPLMKMYPQAVWAQIKVAVEHYEQTFGQKPRGIWIPECAYYEGLERILADAGLRYFITDGHGILYARPRPRFGTYAPIFTETGVAAFGRDHESSQQVWSSEVGYPGDPVYREFFKDLGWEAEYDYIKPYIMPNGQRKNTGIKYHKITGRGCDLGDKQLYDPYWAREKAAEHAGNFQFNRERQVEYLYGVMQRPPIVVSPYDAELFGHWWYEGPWFLDFLFRKSWHDQDTYQMTHLSDYLQAHPTQQVCRPSQSSWGFKGFHEYWLNETNSWIYPHLHKAAERAIELSTYEPQDELQWRALNQAARELLLAQSSDWAFIMRTGTMVPYAVRRTRSHLMRFNKLYEEIKSGKIDAGWLEKVETLDNIFPKIDYRVYRPL, from the coding sequence ATGGCTATTGGCTACGTTGCTCTCGTTTTACACGCTCACCTGCCTTTTGTCCGCCATCCAGAAAGCGATTACGTTCTGGAAGAAGAATGGCTGTTTGAGGCGATTACAGAAACCTATATTCCCCTGCTGCGGGTTTTTGAGGGGTTAAAGCAAGATGGCATTGATTTCAAGCTCACCATGAGTTTGACGCCAACGCTCATTTCCATGCTGCAAGACCCCTTACTGCAAAAACGCTACGACGAGCATTTAGCTCAACTGGAAGAACTTGTTGCCAAAGAAATCGAACACAATACCTATAATGGTCATATCCGCTATTTGGCGCAGCATTACGCTGACGAACTGAGCAAAGCTCGTGCCTATTGGGAACGCTATAACGGAAACTTGGTAACGGCGTTTGCCGAGTATCTCGACAGCAACCATCTGGATATTATTACCTGCGGTGCTACCCACGGCTACCTGCCTTTGATGAAAATGTATCCCCAGGCGGTGTGGGCGCAAATTAAGGTCGCAGTGGAACATTACGAACAGACTTTTGGGCAAAAACCCAGAGGCATTTGGATTCCCGAGTGTGCCTACTATGAAGGTCTGGAACGGATACTGGCGGATGCCGGTTTGCGCTATTTTATCACTGACGGTCACGGTATTCTATACGCCCGTCCTCGGCCGCGTTTTGGTACCTATGCGCCGATTTTTACCGAAACTGGGGTGGCGGCTTTTGGCCGCGACCACGAGTCTTCCCAGCAGGTTTGGTCCTCGGAAGTAGGGTATCCCGGCGACCCGGTTTACCGCGAATTTTTCAAAGATTTGGGCTGGGAAGCGGAATACGACTACATCAAACCCTATATTATGCCCAACGGGCAGCGCAAAAATACCGGTATCAAGTACCATAAAATTACCGGTCGCGGTTGCGATTTGGGCGACAAACAGCTGTACGACCCGTATTGGGCCCGGGAAAAGGCGGCAGAACATGCGGGGAATTTTCAGTTTAACCGCGAACGGCAGGTAGAGTACCTGTACGGGGTGATGCAACGTCCGCCGATTGTGGTTTCTCCCTACGATGCGGAGTTATTCGGTCACTGGTGGTACGAGGGACCGTGGTTTTTGGATTTTCTATTCCGCAAAAGCTGGCACGACCAGGATACCTATCAGATGACCCATTTGTCGGATTATTTGCAAGCTCACCCTACCCAGCAGGTTTGCCGTCCTTCCCAATCGAGTTGGGGGTTTAAAGGGTTCCACGAATATTGGCTGAACGAAACCAATTCTTGGATTTATCCCCACTTGCACAAGGCTGCCGAACGTGCGATCGAACTATCTACCTACGAACCCCAAGATGAACTCCAGTGGCGTGCTTTAAATCAAGCGGCCAGGGAACTGTTGCTGGCACAATCTTCTGACTGGGCGTTTATTATGCGTACGGGAACTATGGTACCTTATGCGGTCCGCCGCACGCGATCGCATTTGATGCGGTTTAACAAACTCTATGAGGAGATTAAATCTGGCAAAATTGATGCTGGTTGGTTGGAAAAGGTAGAAACCTTGGACAACATCTTTCCCAAAATTGATTACCGCGTCTACCGTCCTCTCTAA